One window of the Helicobacter ganmani genome contains the following:
- a CDS encoding D-2-hydroxyacid dehydrogenase gives MQEKIVFLDGLSLGEHDLQEKLLKKLPNVDYTEYPTTTPEQTLERAKGATIVLSNKVVLDAPILNALKETLKLICITATGMNNVDLEVAKECGIAVKNVAGYSTKSVAQHTLMMALALSAKLPLYDFFCKSGYYTSSALFTNLAKPLELLYRKKWGIIGLGNIGQEVAKLATAFGAEVCYYSTSGKNLNATYPHKDLKTLLQECFVVSIHAPLNDNTKNLLNKNNLHLMQNGSILINVGRGGIVNEEDLADELKKREIYAGFDVFTKEPIPQNHPFLNEEIANQLVLTPHNAWGYEESKCVLIDGVINNITEFLK, from the coding sequence ATGCAAGAGAAAATTGTGTTTTTGGACGGACTAAGCTTGGGAGAACACGATTTGCAGGAAAAACTACTCAAAAAACTCCCAAATGTAGATTATACAGAGTATCCTACAACCACACCAGAACAGACATTAGAGAGGGCAAAAGGTGCTACAATCGTGCTTAGCAATAAAGTCGTATTAGATGCTCCTATTTTAAATGCTCTCAAAGAAACCTTGAAACTCATTTGCATTACTGCTACCGGAATGAATAATGTGGATTTGGAGGTGGCAAAAGAATGTGGAATCGCGGTAAAAAATGTCGCGGGCTATTCTACAAAAAGCGTGGCACAACACACTTTAATGATGGCATTAGCATTAAGTGCAAAGTTGCCGCTTTATGATTTTTTCTGCAAAAGCGGTTACTACACTTCTAGCGCACTTTTTACGAATCTTGCCAAACCATTAGAACTACTTTACCGCAAAAAATGGGGAATTATAGGACTAGGAAACATAGGACAAGAAGTAGCGAAGCTAGCAACTGCCTTTGGTGCGGAAGTTTGCTATTATTCTACTAGCGGTAAAAATCTCAATGCAACTTATCCGCACAAGGATTTAAAGACGCTTCTACAAGAATGCTTTGTTGTCTCTATCCACGCGCCACTAAATGACAATACGAAAAATCTATTAAATAAAAATAATTTGCATCTTATGCAAAATGGCTCAATTCTAATCAATGTCGGACGAGGCGGAATCGTGAATGAAGAGGATTTGGCAGACGAGTTAAAAAAACGCGAGATTTATGCGGGATTTGATGTTTTTACAAAAGAACCCATACCGCAAAATCACCCTTTCTTAAATGAAGAAATAGCTAATCAACTAGTTTTGACTCCTCATAATGCTTGGGGATATGAGGAAAGCAAATGCGTATTGATTGACGGGGTGATAAACAATATCACGGAGTTTTTGAAATAA
- the minE gene encoding cell division topological specificity factor MinE, translating into MSLMDKFFGSKKSSAKEARDRLTLILAHERAINVPYMEQMKEEILEVIKKYTKAQKIDMKTDSNQNFNTLEVEILLEK; encoded by the coding sequence ATGAGTTTAATGGATAAATTCTTCGGTAGCAAAAAATCTTCTGCTAAGGAAGCAAGAGACCGCTTAACATTGATTTTAGCTCACGAACGCGCAATTAATGTGCCTTATATGGAGCAAATGAAAGAAGAGATACTAGAAGTGATTAAAAAATACACAAAAGCTCAAAAAATTGATATGAAAACAGATTCAAATCAAAATTTTAATACACTTGAAGTTGAGATTCTATTAGAAAAATAA
- a CDS encoding DNA-processing protein DprA: protein MESLKDFAILPTIPTELSYLGLKQIFYCGNLELLNSRKITIVGTRNPNPYAQNFTQTLARKLTNKGAVIVSGGALGIDIIAHKYALPNTIMVSPASLDIIYPRTNAKIIQQIYRDALILSPFDSPYSPRAFSFLERNKLVVSLGEYVIIPQADLESGSMRSANYALKLGKQIFVPPHQIGQSQGTQSLAQEGKAQVIWDIDEFVELLGFQEECKQDSANQTIAVKDEVLEFCKGNPLFEEAFLKFGAVLFEYELEGKICRHNGRIEVQ from the coding sequence TTGGAGTCCTTAAAAGATTTTGCGATTCTGCCTACAATTCCGACTGAATTGTCGTATTTGGGTTTAAAGCAGATTTTTTACTGCGGCAATTTAGAATTATTAAACTCACGTAAAATTACTATTGTCGGCACGCGGAATCCCAACCCTTATGCTCAAAATTTCACCCAAACTCTTGCGCGCAAGCTTACAAATAAGGGCGCGGTAATTGTGAGTGGAGGCGCGCTTGGCATAGATATTATTGCACATAAATATGCCTTACCCAATACCATTATGGTTTCGCCTGCTTCTTTGGACATTATCTATCCGCGCACAAATGCAAAAATCATTCAGCAGATTTACCGAGATGCTTTGATTTTAAGTCCATTTGATTCTCCTTATTCTCCCCGCGCTTTTTCGTTTTTGGAGCGCAACAAATTGGTCGTTAGTCTTGGAGAATATGTGATTATCCCTCAAGCAGATTTAGAAAGTGGGTCAATGCGAAGCGCGAATTATGCACTAAAGCTTGGCAAACAAATCTTCGTACCACCTCATCAGATAGGGCAAAGTCAAGGCACTCAAAGTTTGGCTCAAGAGGGCAAAGCGCAAGTGATTTGGGATATAGATGAGTTTGTAGAATTGCTAGGATTCCAAGAGGAATGCAAGCAGGATTCTGCAAATCAAACAATAGCGGTAAAAGATGAGGTGTTAGAATTTTGTAAAGGCAATCCACTCTTTGAGGAAGCGTTTTTGAAGTTTGGGGCAGTTTTGTTTGAATATGAACTAGAGGGTAAAATTTGTCGTCATAATGGCAGGATTGAAGTGCAATAA
- a CDS encoding YqaA family protein: METLESLGLVGLLLVCFLASSLYPLGSEVFVLGFVSLGYSESIVWCVATFGNTLGALTTYAIGYFGNDYLLNRYFKNTSQKIHRYQDKIQKYGFCFAFFSFLPFLGDVFALALGVYQYSFIKAVFFIALGKGLRYLVLLGAFSWWQAAG; encoded by the coding sequence ATGGAAACTTTAGAATCTCTAGGACTAGTGGGATTGTTACTTGTCTGCTTTTTGGCAAGCAGTCTTTATCCGCTAGGCTCTGAAGTCTTTGTGTTGGGCTTCGTATCCTTAGGATATTCCGAATCTATCGTGTGGTGTGTCGCCACATTCGGTAACACACTTGGTGCACTGACAACTTATGCGATTGGCTATTTTGGCAACGATTATTTACTCAACCGATACTTCAAAAACACGAGCCAAAAAATCCATCGTTACCAAGACAAAATCCAAAAATACGGATTCTGCTTTGCATTTTTTAGTTTTTTGCCCTTTTTAGGCGATGTGTTTGCCCTCGCACTTGGCGTTTATCAATATTCTTTTATCAAGGCGGTTTTCTTTATTGCACTTGGCAAAGGCTTGCGATATTTGGTGCTTTTGGGTGCATTTTCTTGGTGGCAAGCAGCAGGTTAA
- a CDS encoding ribonuclease HII, with protein sequence MSKQNPLINLALSSNALQQTLESLTIPLSKYPEVCGIDEAGRGCIAGSLFVCGVVLESPIQSLLERIKDSKKLSQSVRDSLSVEIQSCARFHIVQKTSKQIDEKGLSVCIKESLLEILSSLNAPFYVFDGNCAFGIPHLKTLVKGDSKLHTISAASILAKSVKDSEMLALHKEFPQYDFAHNKGYGTKAHLEKIQKCGFCPVHRQSYRLKSLLTPSLF encoded by the coding sequence ATGTCCAAACAGAATCCTCTGATAAACCTTGCTTTGTCCTCTAATGCTTTACAGCAAACCTTAGAATCACTCACGATTCCTTTGTCAAAATATCCTGAAGTTTGTGGGATAGATGAAGCCGGGAGAGGTTGCATAGCGGGTTCGCTTTTTGTTTGTGGAGTTGTCTTAGAATCTCCTATTCAAAGTCTTTTGGAGAGGATTAAAGATTCTAAAAAGCTTTCCCAATCTGTCCGAGATTCTTTGAGTGTGGAGATTCAATCTTGTGCGCGATTCCATATTGTCCAAAAAACTTCTAAGCAAATTGATGAAAAGGGCTTGAGCGTGTGCATAAAGGAATCTTTGCTTGAGATTTTAAGTTCTTTAAATGCGCCCTTTTATGTGTTTGATGGAAATTGTGCCTTTGGGATTCCTCATTTAAAGACTCTAGTCAAGGGAGATTCCAAACTTCATACAATCAGCGCAGCAAGTATTTTGGCAAAGAGTGTAAAAGATTCTGAAATGTTAGCATTGCACAAGGAATTTCCTCAATATGATTTTGCTCATAACAAGGGTTATGGCACAAAAGCACATTTAGAGAAGATTCAGAAATGTGGATTTTGCCCAGTTCATCGCCAAAGTTATCGTCTAAAGTCGCTTTTAACTCCAAGCCTTTTTTAA
- the argB gene encoding acetylglutamate kinase, with product MRNYSKIVSILLDSLPYIRFFRGSKIVIKYGGAAQINPNLKEQFAIDIVMLYMLGIKPIIVHGGGKRINELLNALKIQSEFVDGLRVTSIDALKIVEMVLSGEINKEITAFLNFHGVNALGLSGKDASLFQAKPKENGRYGYTGEIIETRGEVIDNLLAQNLVPVIAPIACGEEAGHPGFNINADSAASAIAIATGAKRAIFLTDTKGVLDKNGEIIESLNIAQTENLYRDGTICGGMIPKVEACLDCVKNGVGKAHIIDGRIPHSLLLELFTSAGIGTEFTAE from the coding sequence ATGCGTAATTATTCTAAAATTGTTTCTATTCTTTTGGATTCGCTACCTTATATTCGGTTTTTTCGTGGTTCTAAAATCGTGATTAAATATGGAGGTGCGGCGCAAATCAATCCGAATCTAAAGGAGCAATTCGCAATTGATATTGTAATGCTTTATATGTTGGGAATCAAGCCCATCATCGTGCATGGCGGTGGGAAGCGCATTAATGAGCTATTAAACGCACTTAAGATTCAAAGTGAATTTGTAGATGGATTGCGAGTTACGAGTATTGACGCACTAAAAATCGTAGAAATGGTGCTTAGCGGGGAGATTAATAAAGAAATTACAGCCTTTTTGAATTTTCACGGGGTGAATGCTCTAGGTTTAAGTGGCAAAGACGCTTCTTTGTTCCAAGCAAAGCCAAAGGAAAATGGCAGGTATGGCTATACAGGTGAAATCATTGAAACGCGCGGTGAAGTGATTGACAATCTGCTTGCTCAAAATCTCGTTCCGGTGATTGCACCGATTGCTTGTGGAGAAGAAGCAGGACACCCGGGGTTTAACATCAATGCAGATTCTGCTGCAAGCGCGATTGCGATTGCCACAGGAGCAAAGCGCGCAATTTTTTTAACCGACACCAAAGGTGTATTGGATAAAAATGGCGAGATTATAGAATCCTTGAATATTGCTCAAACCGAGAATCTCTACCGCGATGGCACGATTTGTGGTGGAATGATTCCAAAAGTAGAGGCGTGTTTGGATTGTGTTAAAAATGGGGTAGGGAAAGCTCATATTATTGACGGACGGATTCCGCATTCTTTGCTTTTGGAGCTTTTCACAAGTGCGGGAATTGGGACAGAATTTACAGCAGAATAA
- a CDS encoding divergent polysaccharide deacetylase family protein yields the protein MDKVKPITIGIIALLLVLLSFNFIPKTPKSKPVLQTKTQENSQVSKIISSKESNATIMQSNAELIQKNIDFLKENLEALKASSLAESSKEISQTQPQDTDNSEVFKKQVVSNATKESQETQKESALAKMQENSSETKESALCRRTKPQLAIIIDDIGNFAQYQAITKIHYKITPSLFPKSKANPKTPKIAKLAPFYMVHLPLEALDFYQAEHEWLFVGDSQNKIQQRIQAIKQDFPTLTYINNHTGSKFTQDLDSMTLLLETLNKNKISFLDSKTAPNTKTSVFYSTHSMGQLNPCQSNYLERDVFLDNELNISKITQNLIQAVKIAKTKGYAIAIGHPHKETLLALKNAENYLSKSGVELVYVNEIIAP from the coding sequence ATGGATAAAGTAAAGCCCATAACTATTGGTATTATTGCATTATTGCTCGTATTGCTTAGCTTTAACTTTATCCCCAAAACTCCCAAATCAAAACCTGTCTTGCAAACAAAAACACAAGAAAATTCTCAAGTCTCAAAAATCATATCAAGCAAGGAATCAAATGCGACTATAATGCAAAGCAATGCAGAGTTAATCCAAAAAAATATTGATTTTTTGAAAGAAAATTTAGAAGCACTTAAGGCAAGTTCTCTCGCGGAATCCTCAAAAGAAATCTCCCAAACACAACCTCAAGACACAGATAATTCGGAGGTTTTTAAAAAACAAGTCGTATCTAATGCAACAAAAGAATCTCAAGAAACACAAAAAGAATCCGCTCTTGCTAAAATGCAGGAAAATTCATCTGAAACAAAAGAATCTGCACTATGTCGCCGAACGAAGCCGCAGCTTGCAATTATTATTGATGATATTGGGAATTTCGCACAATATCAGGCAATAACTAAAATTCATTACAAGATTACTCCCTCGCTTTTTCCCAAAAGCAAGGCGAATCCAAAAACTCCAAAAATTGCGAAACTCGCTCCTTTTTATATGGTGCATTTGCCACTTGAGGCATTGGACTTTTATCAAGCAGAGCACGAATGGCTGTTTGTTGGAGATTCACAAAACAAAATTCAACAAAGAATCCAAGCAATTAAGCAAGATTTTCCAACACTTACCTATATCAATAATCATACAGGGAGTAAATTCACGCAGGATTTAGATTCTATGACGCTACTTTTAGAGACGCTTAATAAAAATAAAATTAGTTTTCTTGATTCCAAAACAGCTCCCAATACCAAAACAAGTGTATTTTACTCTACACATTCTATGGGGCAACTCAATCCTTGCCAAAGCAACTATTTGGAACGTGATGTGTTTTTGGATAATGAATTGAATATTTCAAAAATTACACAAAATCTAATCCAAGCGGTGAAAATAGCGAAGACTAAGGGTTATGCTATTGCGATTGGACACCCTCACAAAGAGACTTTGCTAGCTCTTAAAAATGCAGAAAATTATCTATCCAAAAGCGGGGTAGAGCTTGTATATGTGAATGAAATTATTGCACCATAA
- the minD gene encoding septum site-determining protein MinD, translating into MSGCVITITSGKGGVGKSTTTANLAVGLASVGKKVVAVDFDIGLRNLDMILGLENRIVYDIVNVMEGECNLSQALINDKKTKNLYFLPASQSKDKNILDKEKVSGLIHKLKEEFDFVLLDSPAGIEGGFEHSIFLADRALIVSTPEVSSVRDADRVIGIIDAKSKKAQEGQEVLKHVIINRLKPEMVEKGEMLSVEDVLNILALPLIGIVPEDEKIISSTNTGEPVIYGNSLSALAYQNIAKRILGEEVPYLELKAKKGFFGRLFS; encoded by the coding sequence TTGAGTGGATGTGTGATTACGATTACTTCCGGCAAAGGTGGTGTGGGCAAATCCACAACAACTGCGAATCTTGCTGTGGGGTTGGCAAGTGTGGGTAAGAAAGTTGTAGCGGTAGATTTTGATATTGGTTTGCGTAATTTAGATATGATTTTGGGCTTAGAAAATCGTATCGTGTATGATATTGTCAATGTGATGGAGGGGGAGTGCAATCTTTCCCAAGCTCTTATCAATGATAAAAAAACTAAAAATCTTTATTTTTTGCCCGCAAGTCAAAGCAAGGATAAAAATATTTTAGACAAAGAAAAAGTTTCAGGGTTAATTCATAAACTCAAAGAAGAATTTGATTTTGTTTTATTGGATTCTCCAGCAGGAATTGAGGGGGGATTTGAGCATTCTATTTTTTTGGCTGACCGCGCATTGATTGTTTCAACACCAGAAGTTTCGAGCGTGCGTGATGCAGATAGGGTGATTGGAATCATTGATGCAAAAAGCAAAAAGGCGCAAGAAGGGCAAGAAGTGCTAAAGCATGTGATTATTAACAGACTAAAACCTGAAATGGTAGAAAAAGGTGAAATGTTAAGTGTAGAAGATGTGCTAAATATTCTTGCTTTGCCTCTTATTGGAATTGTGCCAGAAGATGAGAAAATCATCTCTTCTACTAACACGGGAGAACCTGTGATTTATGGTAATTCTCTTTCTGCTCTTGCTTATCAAAATATTGCAAAACGGATTTTGGGTGAAGAAGTACCCTATTTGGAATTGAAAGCCAAAAAGGGATTCTTTGGAAGGTTATTTTCATGA
- a CDS encoding WD40 repeat domain-containing protein → MTTPTETRQLQGSILNIACVKDSTFCIDNVFYISEINQNLHIGTSIRVIKDIESPHRYSHAFGISPHSYFCFPIMGERKAFVLELNGSTLKHIATLEDHDGDIESCAFSHDGRFFATGGQDGRVFLYEGRSFLAISSLLARSDYISTIRFSKSGDFIAISGFDKFTMIFDVLRHRIAFNFATNDVVEDSCFFEHDEKILLVCRNNASIIFSLKEGKIISQEYPFAFWPTSIAITEEENYALVGTRSDMLYVLSLKDNSKAMEINNEHAGTASLAFSHGHLYIGSIDGALLIIDYNEGREELESSLQKKDYKSAREAINKNVFLSIHPLTKIFDEVWPEILNEAIALLNENEIEKAVELTAPFVVNESKKNEFDFYLSQKEGVKTFLELVNKKDFTKAYEMLKTTKFLVKTQAYEKLENIWNKAFFNAKKLLMENASTNKRLAEQALAPFNNTPKKELIVQLLRNCDVFEKADMLIKKQNFKEYFSLTFQFSFLRETDLYKKVLLVGERMLTNLIELEKNFHYDEAKKIAETLLVFPTLKRAANERIVLMQQKENLLIAIEAKDIKKVYSLVDEIESLRSMQQFKDFTKDFLRCYEEAKTYAQTGDAKRAMVVFGEYMEVHYWVDKIGSLLKTAYLSQIQQNLQSADVNWVITIKRYFERFGKSIELVRLLQEHPAKEILDEFEGDGEGDGYRRYGFVDTIVIYLVQKES, encoded by the coding sequence ATGACAACTCCAACAGAAACTCGCCAGCTACAAGGGAGCATTTTAAATATTGCGTGTGTAAAAGATTCCACTTTTTGTATTGATAATGTTTTTTATATTTCTGAAATCAATCAAAACTTACATATTGGAACAAGTATCCGAGTAATTAAAGATATAGAATCTCCGCATCGTTATTCGCACGCATTTGGAATCTCTCCGCATTCTTATTTTTGTTTTCCTATTATGGGTGAAAGGAAAGCATTTGTTTTAGAACTCAATGGTTCTACTTTGAAACACATTGCGACATTAGAAGACCACGATGGCGATATAGAATCTTGTGCTTTTTCTCACGATGGGAGATTTTTTGCCACAGGTGGGCAAGACGGAAGAGTTTTTTTATATGAAGGACGTAGCTTTTTGGCTATTTCCTCTTTATTGGCGCGCTCGGATTATATTTCTACGATTCGCTTTTCTAAAAGCGGCGATTTTATTGCAATTAGCGGATTTGATAAATTTACGATGATTTTTGATGTTTTGCGACATAGAATCGCTTTTAATTTTGCTACAAACGATGTTGTAGAGGATTCTTGTTTTTTTGAACACGATGAAAAAATTTTGTTAGTATGTCGCAACAATGCAAGCATTATTTTTAGCTTAAAAGAGGGCAAAATTATTTCGCAAGAATACCCTTTTGCATTTTGGCCCACAAGTATTGCCATTACAGAGGAAGAAAATTACGCACTTGTTGGCACGCGTTCAGATATGCTTTATGTCTTGTCTTTGAAAGATAATTCAAAAGCTATGGAGATTAACAACGAACACGCTGGCACAGCCTCACTGGCTTTTTCTCACGGACATTTATATATCGGTTCTATTGACGGAGCACTTTTGATTATTGATTATAATGAAGGTAGAGAGGAGCTGGAATCTAGTTTGCAAAAAAAAGATTACAAAAGCGCACGTGAGGCGATTAATAAAAATGTATTTTTAAGCATTCACCCCTTGACGAAAATCTTTGATGAAGTGTGGCCCGAAATCCTAAATGAAGCCATTGCATTGTTGAATGAAAATGAAATAGAAAAAGCAGTGGAACTTACTGCACCCTTTGTCGTCAATGAATCAAAAAAGAATGAATTTGACTTTTATTTGTCTCAAAAGGAGGGGGTAAAGACTTTTTTAGAGTTAGTTAATAAAAAAGATTTCACCAAAGCCTACGAGATGCTAAAGACAACGAAATTTTTAGTTAAAACACAAGCCTATGAAAAGCTAGAAAATATCTGGAATAAAGCATTTTTTAATGCCAAAAAACTTCTTATGGAAAATGCAAGCACCAATAAGCGTTTGGCAGAGCAGGCTTTAGCACCTTTTAACAATACGCCCAAAAAAGAACTCATTGTGCAGCTTTTGCGTAACTGCGATGTGTTTGAAAAAGCAGATATGCTGATTAAAAAGCAAAATTTCAAGGAATATTTTAGCTTAACCTTTCAATTTTCATTCTTGCGCGAGACGGATTTGTATAAAAAAGTGCTTTTAGTGGGCGAGCGAATGCTCACAAATCTGATTGAATTAGAAAAAAACTTCCATTACGATGAGGCAAAAAAAATTGCAGAAACTCTTCTTGTTTTTCCAACACTAAAGCGCGCAGCAAATGAACGCATTGTGCTAATGCAACAAAAAGAGAATCTCTTAATAGCGATTGAAGCAAAAGACATTAAAAAAGTCTATTCCTTGGTAGATGAAATTGAAAGTTTGCGCTCTATGCAGCAGTTTAAGGATTTCACAAAAGACTTTTTAAGATGTTATGAAGAAGCAAAAACCTACGCGCAAACAGGAGATGCAAAGCGCGCAATGGTTGTTTTTGGCGAGTATATGGAAGTGCATTATTGGGTAGATAAAATTGGCTCACTTTTAAAAACAGCTTATTTAAGTCAGATTCAGCAAAACTTGCAAAGTGCCGATGTGAATTGGGTGATTACAATCAAACGTTATTTTGAACGTTTTGGTAAAAGCATAGAATTAGTTAGATTGCTCCAAGAGCACCCAGCCAAAGAAATCCTAGATGAGTTTGAGGGTGATGGCGAGGGTGATGGTTATCGTCGTTATGGTTTTGTGGATACAATTGTCATTTATCTGGTTCAAAAAGAATCCTAA